The Microcoleus sp. FACHB-672 region ATTTGCCAAAGAAGGCGGCTACCATTCCTAACATCACAATTAATCATGAAAGACTTAACTTCCTTTAGTACCTTTAGCATTCCTCTAGCTCCCAGAGATCGCTACACTGCCGAACAATTTGCGCGGGAGCAACCAACTGCCGAAAAAGCCACTCAGGTTTATTGCAATACTTTGGCAGTTTTGGTCGTCCATTACTATTTGCGAATGCTCGATATTTCTGTCGATCTCAAAACGAGTTATAGCTGGAACGCCGGCTGTCGTCTTGGGGCAGATATTGCTGATTTATATTTACCCGGAAAAGGGCGGCTAGAATGTCGCCCCATCCCTCTAGGAGAAGCAACCTGTGCCATTCCCCCAGAAGTTTGGGCAGATCGACTGGGTTACATCCTTGTTGAAATCAATGAAAGTTGTGAAGTAGGAACGATCTTAGGATTTGTTCAACTTGCCGCACCCACCATTTTCCGCTCACAATTACAACCACTTGACGCATTACTAGAAATATTGCACTCTACACCGACACTGGTTCCTTCACTCGGATTTATCCGCTTAAATCAATGGTTACATCAAGTATTCGATCCAGGTTGGCAGGGTTTTGAAGAATTAGTTTATCAGCAGCAAGCCTGGGCATTCCGCACGCGACTGGCTAAGTCTGTCCGCACGCGACAGGCTGAGTCTGTGAGTGTTTGGCAACCAATTGAACAGTTGTATTCTAGTCAAGAGACGGCTATTCTGCAAGATGAGCATTTTGCCCCCAGCGATGCACTGAGTTATTTAATTCAGAGGACTGAAGACGAAGAAGTGCGCTGGAAAGCGGCTGAACTCTTGTGGGATCTTGCTCCGGAAAACCCGCTAGCCGGCATTCGACGCGTCACTGACTTGAGAAGCCAATTAGCCGGTTATGCCGGCGCTTTAATGGTGGCAATTTTGCCTAAGGCTGATCAAACTTTCGCATTGTTATTGCGAGTCTATCCGCTGCGCTATCAATCCTATTTGCCAGCCGGTTTACAACTGGAAGTAAGCGGACAGGATGAATTGGGTAATCCAGTGAAAGAAAATGTTATAGCAAGAGAAAGTGATGACTACATTCAGCTAAAGTTAATTGCAGAACCGGGAGATCGGTTCAGTGTTGCCCTCAAGTTGGACAATGCCCGCTTTGAAGAACACTTTATGGTCTAACGCCAAGCGCGAATAAGCGATGGGAAAGCAGATTATCTTCACAATTGGTAATGGCAGCTTTGATCAGGGATTTCCCGTAGAGTTTCAGATTCGAGAAGCTGGACAAACTGCATTTACGATTACGGGACAGCTACCTCCTGCTGCGGAAATTCTGCAACGCTATGATCATTGGCAACAGGCTTATTGCTCTTTAGAGAAAGTGCGGCATAAATTGCGGCGCATCAAGATTCCTTCTAACCAAACAAAAAACGTTTCCAATTCCAAGGATTGTAGTAAATTAGCAGAAGATCTTGAAACCACTTTAAAACAGTGGTTTGATTGCTTACCTCTGCAACAGTTTTCCGAGCCGGCTCAGATTATTCTGCAAACTCAAGATCCTGCGTTGCGCCGGCTTCCCTGGCATCTGTGGAATTTAGTCGAGCATCGCCCTGATATCGAGCTATGCGTTAATTTCCAGAATCTTCCCAACACTCAGCCGGTGTGGAAGCGACTGCCAAACCCGGTGCGAATTTTGGCAGTTTTGGGCAGTGATGAAGGCATTGATACTCAAGCAGATTTGCAAGTTTTGCAGCAGCTACCGGCTGCTAAGGTAACGCAATTACAAATGCCGCACCGTAGCCAACTGATTGAGACACTGCTCAAACAACATTGGGATATCCTGTTTTTTGCCGGCCATAGTTTTAGCAATACTGAAGGAAAAGGGGGGCAAATTTATCTCAATGAAACAGAATGTTTGTCTCTCAATGATTTGCGACTCGCCTTACACGCAGCCGTGCAAAAAGGCTTAATGCTGGCAATTTTTAATTCCTGTGATGGCTTAGGACTCGCGCAAAATGCCGCAGACTTACAAATTCCCCATGTTATCGTCATGCGGGAACCTGTTTCAGATCCGGTGGCTCATGCTTTTTTGCGCTACTTTTTTGAAGCATTTGCTCAAGGGCAATCTTTGTATCGTTCAGTATGGCAAGCGCGGGCAAAACTTCAGGGAATGGAAGACAAATTTCCGGGGGCTTCTTGGCTGCCGGTATTATGTCCAAATCCAACAAAACCGCTGCCCGTTTGGTGTAAACCGCGCTCTCCCTATCGTCAACTGACTTTGTTAATCGGCATTTTAACAATTCCCCTTGCTTTATTTGCCGGTTGGAAAGTTTATGAATGGAATGCTTTGCAACGTCGGATCAGTTTAGGCGAAAAAATTTTAATCAAATCTGTTAAAACACCAGAGAAGGAAGCCGGTGTAAAAGCTTTTGCAGCTAAGAATTTTCCCAAGGCAATTTCCCACTTCCAAACCTCCTTAAAAATCCATCAAAATGATCCGGAAACGCGGATTTATCTGAATAACGCCAAAGCCGGCTTGCATCCTGCCATAACAATTGGTGCGGCTGTCCCCATCGGCACAAATTCCAATGTTGCCCAGGAAATTTTGCGTGGTATGGCACAGGTACAGGAAGCGGTGAATCGTGCCGGCGGCATCAACGGGAAGTTTTTAAAAGTCCAAATTGCCGATGACAATAATAATCCCAACCTCGCCAAACGCCTTGCTGAAGTGTTTGTGGAAGACAGCAACATCCTAGCCGTCATTGGACATAATGCCAGCGATGCTTCTGCTGCCGGTGGTGCCGTCTATCAGGGCAAGTTGGTGATGATTACACCCACCAGTTTTTCTAAAGGCTTGGTTGAACTCGGAGGGCGTGCTAACGATAACTTTTTGTTTCGTACAGTTCCCAGCCTGAGCTCAGCAGCCAATAAGCTGGCTCGCTACGCTATCAAAACGGCGCAGAAAACCCGTATTGCCATGTGTTTTGATATTGATTCTGTCGATAATCAATCTTTTCGCTATGAATTTGCGGCGGTAATGGATAGCGCTATCCGAGAAGATGGGGGTACGCTCATCGATATTCGCTGCAATTTTGGTGCACCGGGCTTTAATGCCGAGGTGGCGATCTCCCGCGCTAAAAATCATGGGGCTGATGCCATGCTGTTGTCTCCCCATGTTGATCGCCTCTCCAACGCGTTGGACATTGCTAAGGCGAATCGGGGACAATTAGCTTTATTTAGTAGCCCAACATTGCACACGGCAAAAACACTAGAAGGACAAGCCGATGTTAATAATTTGGTGATTCCTGTTTTCTCGCATCCAGCAGCGATGTCTGCCAATCATCCATTTATCGCAGGTGCTAAAAACTTGTGGGGCAGTTTAGAAACCCTCACTTGGCGAACTCCCAGCGCTTACGACGCCACGCAAGCCGTTGTAGCGGCAGTAAAGCAAAGCGATGGTTCTCGACAACAGTTGCAGCGAGTGTTATCAAGTCCGGGGTTTTCAGTTCCGGGTGCTTTCGATGAAGTGCAGTTTCACCAGTGGGGCGATCGTGTTGGGGGAAATCCCGTCTTGGTTCAAGTTCAACCCAATCGTTCTGCCGGCAAGTATGAATTCAAATTAATTGAAGGCGTTGAACAATCTGTCAGTTTAAAGAAGACGAAGTTAATTCCTTAGAATGCAAAAGTTTTCTTAGCTCTCCGTGGGAGTGTAGGGTGCGTAAATCACGAACCCTACTAGCACTGTTCTCGATTAAGAAAGCCAAAAATTATCTGCCGGCATAAGCTTTCATCGGTTCCTTGATAAATCGAATATAAAGATGCCTGAAGGTTGATTTAATCACGCGAGGCATTCCAAAGTCGATAGGAACCAGAGAAGCCGGAAGTTTCCAATCAGAAATTTGCAAATCTGCCGGTTGTTGCAGTGGGAAGTGAATGTCTGCGAGTTCTGGACACAATCCCAACCTCATTGATGCGGCAACTGTCGGCACAATGCTTGGCTCAACATTCAAAATTTCTAAGATCGCACGATCCAGAGCAAAAACATCTTGAGAAGCGCCTAAAATCCCCAAATTCCGGGGTTCACCGCCACTAGGGCCGTTGCCTTCATGGCCAATTATTCCATCCAAAATAGTTAAATTTGGGTTAACTGCTCGTGCGGTTTCTACTAGCATTTGACCAAACCGGCTGGCATCTTTGCCGGCTTCCATGTGCCACCAGGCTTTCATTTTTCCAGGCACACACCCAAATAAGTTTTTAACGCCCATCGTCATGGTTAGCTGAACGTGGGATTTTACCTTTGGTAAATTAATCACCACATCTGCTTCCATTGTTTCTTTACTCAGTAACAAATGGTCAAATTCTTTGCTGACGGTTTCGTATCGCTTCCCGTGAAATTCAACAACCGGCAAATTTAATTCTTCTAGAATCGGCTGATATCCATTTGCCACAGCTACCCCTCTAGCGCTGCCAAATGCGGGGCCATCTCCCATAAACGGTTTACCCCCAACTTCCCGCACCATTTTGGCAACGCAGTAAACAATTTCTGGGCGAGTCACGCATTCTTTAGTCGGACGTGATCCGGTGAGCAAATTGGGTTTGAGCAGCACCCGATCTCCGAGTTTAACAATCGCCGCCATTCCTCCCAAAGGTTCTAGCAACGTTTCCAAAGATTCCCGCAAAATTTGGCGTTCATAAGAGCCGGCGCGAATTAAACTAACGGTAGGCATGATGGTAATTTTTGTCCTAATTTAGCTGAGCTTATTTGGAACTATGCATAACTGTGGGGAGGGTTTTAGTAAATTTTATTTAAAAATAACAAAAATATCTAAGTTTTGCCATTAATGGATTATTGTTATTAAAATAAATCAGTTTTTGGTTAAAATTGTGCTTTGTCATTTGCCGTCGGCACTCCAACAAATGACAAAGACAAAGAACCTTTTAAAATTGTTACCGGGCTGCACCACGCGTCAGGGCAGTCACCCGCTTAGCATCTGGGAAAACACCATCGCCGGCAATCTCAGGGAAGGGAGGTTTCACTTCCACTTTTGCCACCTTATCAAGTCTGATAACAACGCTTTGATCAGACAGATGCAGCGTTATCCAATTTTGCTCGGAAGCAATTTGCAGTTGCTGATAAAATTCTTGGGGCGTTTTCGTGATACTAAATGATTCGCTCTGACCGTGCACGTAATGAAAGGTCACTTGGGTTGTGCTATCTTGACTTGGCATTGACAATCATCTCCTGATTTAAAATTCGGCCTTTGAAATTAGGAGGGCGCACACACTTTTGTGGGCGTACACGTCGGTACGCCCCTACAAGCCCCTAGCCCCTAGCCCTCTTCACGTGGCAGTGCGCTCATTGTTTCCAAGTCTATAACGTTTGCCAGTTCTTCAGCACTCATCAGGCCCCGTTCTAGGACAATCTGCCGCAGAGATTTGCCGGTTTCTAGGGATTCTTTGGCAACGGCAGCAGCGTTGAGATAGCCGATATGAGGGTTAAGGGCAGTAACAAGGGCTAAGCTTCCTTCAGCGTAAGCGAGGCAGCGCTCACGGTTGGCGCTAATGCCTTCTAAGCATTGCTGAGTCAATGCTGCCAAAGTGTTGCCGAGAATTTCAATACTGTGAATTAGGTTATAGGCAATCAGCGGCATCATCACGTTTAATTCTAGTTGGCCGGCTTGGGCAGCCAGGGCGATGGCACTGTCATAACCCATGACTTGAAAGCAAACCATTGAGGTCATTTCTGCCATCACGGGGTTATATTTTCCGGGCATAATTGACGATCCAGGCTGCACCGGCGGCAGCTGAATTTCTTTGAAACCTGTTTTTGGCCCAGAATCCATCAGGCGCAAGTCATGGGAAATTTTAACGCAATCCTGGGCAAGGTTCCGTAATGCACCGGACACGCTAACAAACGGTGCCATACTCTGCATCGCTGCCATCAAATGAGGGGCCGGTCGCAATGGCTGATCAATCAATTCTGATAAAATTTGGGCGACACGATGGCGATATTGCGGGTGCGTATTCAAGCCGGTGCCGGCAGCACTCCCGCCCAACCCCAGCGTCATTAAATCCTCTGATGCTTTCTCAACTCGAATCATGTGTTCGGTGAGAATTTGCGCCCAAGCACGAAAGCTTTCTCCTAAGCGCACCGGCACCGCATCCTGCAAGTGAGTTCTGCCAGATTTAACAATATCTTTGAATTCTTCAGCTTTGTTATCTAAAGCAGCGATCGCCCCTGAAAGCGCGGGGTAAAAGGTTCTCTCCAAAGCCAACAGTCCCCCGATCCGAATTGCTGTGGGGATTACGTCGTTTGTAGACTGACCGTAATTAACGTGATCGTTGGGGCTAACGCGCTTGTAATTGCCTTTTTCATCACCCAAAATTTCTAGCGCCCGATTGGCCAGCACTTCATTAATATTCATGTGGTGGGAGGTGCCGGCACCGGCTTGATAGATATCCACCACAAACTGATCGCGGAACTGGCCGGCGAGAACTTCGTCAGTTACCTCTACAAGCACTTGACTAATCTCTGTCGATATGCATCCAAGTTCGCCATTAACCACCGCCGTAGCTTTTTTAATCAGCACACAGGCATCGATATATGTGGGCAACGGTTTTATCCCACTAATCGGGAAATTTTCAATGGCACGTAGGGTTTGAATGCCGTAGTAGGCATCGGCAGGGATTTGCCGTTCCCCCATAGAATCTCGCTCTGTCCGGTAATTTGTGCCTGATTGTAGATTCATGGTGTGGGTTTGGGTACTTTAAATAAAATCATCCTAAAGTAAGATGCCAGATTCTTGGTGCTAATGGCAGTCAAGTTGTTGAGTTCAGGGCAGATTTTGGGTATTTTAGATAAAATCATCCTAAAGTTAGATGTCAAACCTTATGAGTAATGCAGTCGCGGTGGAACTGGAAGTCGAGTTTTTCTTCCAGAAAGGGTTACACCTCAACCGATCTGAGCAATACGCCCACGCAGTTGCCAGCTATGATAAAGCCTTAGAACTGCAACCGGACTACCACGATGTCTGGTACAGTCGGGGGAATGCGCTGTATCACCTGCGCCGGTTTGAGGAAGCAATTGCTAGCTATGATAAAGCGATTGAGTTTAAACCGGCCTTTCATGAAGCATGGAACAATCGCGGCAATGCCCTAGATGACATGGGCCAGTATGAGGAAGCAATTGCCAGCTATGATAAAGCGATTAAATTTAAAACTGACTATTACTGGGCTTGGAACAATCGCGGCATTGCCCTCAAAAATCTGGGCCGCTACGAAGAAGCAATCACCAGCTATGATAAAGCCATTGAATTTCAACCCAATTACTACTGGGCTTGGTATCACCGGGGGATTGCCCTAAGACACTTAGGCCGGTTAGAAAAAGTGATTGCCAGCTACGACAAAGCCATTGAGATCAAACCGGACTTCCACGAAGCTTGGCACAATCGGGGAAATGCCCTATATGACTTACAACGCTACGAAGCGGCAATTATTAATTATGACAAAGCTTTAGACGAAAAACCTGACTATCACTGGGCTTGGTATAACCGTGGGATGGCGCTTCTGAATTTGGGTTACTATGCAAAAGCGGTTGCTAGCTTAGATCGTGCCTTAGTGCTTCAACCTGATAACGCCGATACTTGGTACTTTCGCGGTCAGGCGTTGGATAACCTAGAGTGCCATTATGGGGCCATCGCCAGCTACGATAAAGCGATAGAGTTGCAACCCGATAAACACAAAGCCTGGTACAACAAAGCCTGCTGTTATGCCGGTTCCGGTCATATTGATTTAGCAATTGAACACTTACAAAAAGCAATTAATCTCAATCCCGACGAATACGTGGAAATGGCAAAAACTGACTCGGATTTTGACGAAATTCGGGAAGATGGGCGATTTCAGGCATTAATTCAACAAAAATCTTGTTCCACCCCTTCTACAACTGCAGTGCTGTGGAATTAGGAATGGGCGCGATAGTGAGGCAGCCTCCATCCCGCCGGCATCCAATCACTCAGCAAATCTTTCCCATACAGGGCAAGATTTAGCAGAAATTGTGAGGGATTTGCAGCCAATGAGGTGACGCTCAAGCAAAAACAACTGCTTAGCGCCACCTATTGGCGTTATCGAAACACTTTTAACTACGAATCACAAGTTACTTTTAAATTGTGGGAAAATTTATATAGAAAACATGAGTACGCTATATAAAGTTACTAGACTTTGCCGTAGTGCTTGCTCAGTAAGGTGACGCTATTGGGTTAAAACTTAAGTGGCCAGACATTTCCACTTTCTGAAAGTCGGCCCTAGGACAGTAGAAAGAAACATCGTATCGGCAGATCTTGTGAACTTTTATTTCAAAACTAGCTGCATTCTTAGTTCTGTCGCCTGTTTCCGGGAGAATTGGGGAACTCTAACCCTTCTATGGGACTCTTGATGGTTGTGACGTGTTTCCACAAAATTCGGGGAAACACACTCCAAGCATTTCCTGCCTCGTAGAGTTTATAGTGTTCTCATGCTCCAGCAATTACTGCTCAAACACCTAGCAGATGCAATTCAGAAGGCTGCAGCCTCACTCTCTAGGCCACAAAAGCACGGGCTGCTCATCGCCATTGATATCGTACTATTTTTGGCAGCTATTTACAGCGCGTTTGGGTTACGTTTCAGCACTCTAGACCCCGTTGCAAAAATTCTGCCCTACACTTGGTTAATTTTCTTACTGATTTTCATTAAACTTTTCGTGTTTTTAGCACTAGGCATCTACCGCCCAGTGCTGCGCTACACCGGCTTAGAATTTTTATTTAGCGCCGC contains the following coding sequences:
- a CDS encoding aspartate ammonia-lyase → MNLQSGTNYRTERDSMGERQIPADAYYGIQTLRAIENFPISGIKPLPTYIDACVLIKKATAVVNGELGCISTEISQVLVEVTDEVLAGQFRDQFVVDIYQAGAGTSHHMNINEVLANRALEILGDEKGNYKRVSPNDHVNYGQSTNDVIPTAIRIGGLLALERTFYPALSGAIAALDNKAEEFKDIVKSGRTHLQDAVPVRLGESFRAWAQILTEHMIRVEKASEDLMTLGLGGSAAGTGLNTHPQYRHRVAQILSELIDQPLRPAPHLMAAMQSMAPFVSVSGALRNLAQDCVKISHDLRLMDSGPKTGFKEIQLPPVQPGSSIMPGKYNPVMAEMTSMVCFQVMGYDSAIALAAQAGQLELNVMMPLIAYNLIHSIEILGNTLAALTQQCLEGISANRERCLAYAEGSLALVTALNPHIGYLNAAAVAKESLETGKSLRQIVLERGLMSAEELANVIDLETMSALPREEG
- a CDS encoding tetratricopeptide repeat protein → MSNLMSNAVAVELEVEFFFQKGLHLNRSEQYAHAVASYDKALELQPDYHDVWYSRGNALYHLRRFEEAIASYDKAIEFKPAFHEAWNNRGNALDDMGQYEEAIASYDKAIKFKTDYYWAWNNRGIALKNLGRYEEAITSYDKAIEFQPNYYWAWYHRGIALRHLGRLEKVIASYDKAIEIKPDFHEAWHNRGNALYDLQRYEAAIINYDKALDEKPDYHWAWYNRGMALLNLGYYAKAVASLDRALVLQPDNADTWYFRGQALDNLECHYGAIASYDKAIELQPDKHKAWYNKACCYAGSGHIDLAIEHLQKAINLNPDEYVEMAKTDSDFDEIREDGRFQALIQQKSCSTPSTTAVLWN
- a CDS encoding ABC transporter substrate-binding protein, with amino-acid sequence MGKQIIFTIGNGSFDQGFPVEFQIREAGQTAFTITGQLPPAAEILQRYDHWQQAYCSLEKVRHKLRRIKIPSNQTKNVSNSKDCSKLAEDLETTLKQWFDCLPLQQFSEPAQIILQTQDPALRRLPWHLWNLVEHRPDIELCVNFQNLPNTQPVWKRLPNPVRILAVLGSDEGIDTQADLQVLQQLPAAKVTQLQMPHRSQLIETLLKQHWDILFFAGHSFSNTEGKGGQIYLNETECLSLNDLRLALHAAVQKGLMLAIFNSCDGLGLAQNAADLQIPHVIVMREPVSDPVAHAFLRYFFEAFAQGQSLYRSVWQARAKLQGMEDKFPGASWLPVLCPNPTKPLPVWCKPRSPYRQLTLLIGILTIPLALFAGWKVYEWNALQRRISLGEKILIKSVKTPEKEAGVKAFAAKNFPKAISHFQTSLKIHQNDPETRIYLNNAKAGLHPAITIGAAVPIGTNSNVAQEILRGMAQVQEAVNRAGGINGKFLKVQIADDNNNPNLAKRLAEVFVEDSNILAVIGHNASDASAAGGAVYQGKLVMITPTSFSKGLVELGGRANDNFLFRTVPSLSSAANKLARYAIKTAQKTRIAMCFDIDSVDNQSFRYEFAAVMDSAIREDGGTLIDIRCNFGAPGFNAEVAISRAKNHGADAMLLSPHVDRLSNALDIAKANRGQLALFSSPTLHTAKTLEGQADVNNLVIPVFSHPAAMSANHPFIAGAKNLWGSLETLTWRTPSAYDATQAVVAAVKQSDGSRQQLQRVLSSPGFSVPGAFDEVQFHQWGDRVGGNPVLVQVQPNRSAGKYEFKLIEGVEQSVSLKKTKLIP
- a CDS encoding DUF362 domain-containing protein, coding for MPTVSLIRAGSYERQILRESLETLLEPLGGMAAIVKLGDRVLLKPNLLTGSRPTKECVTRPEIVYCVAKMVREVGGKPFMGDGPAFGSARGVAVANGYQPILEELNLPVVEFHGKRYETVSKEFDHLLLSKETMEADVVINLPKVKSHVQLTMTMGVKNLFGCVPGKMKAWWHMEAGKDASRFGQMLVETARAVNPNLTILDGIIGHEGNGPSGGEPRNLGILGASQDVFALDRAILEILNVEPSIVPTVAASMRLGLCPELADIHFPLQQPADLQISDWKLPASLVPIDFGMPRVIKSTFRHLYIRFIKEPMKAYAGR
- a CDS encoding DUF1822 family protein, producing the protein MKDLTSFSTFSIPLAPRDRYTAEQFAREQPTAEKATQVYCNTLAVLVVHYYLRMLDISVDLKTSYSWNAGCRLGADIADLYLPGKGRLECRPIPLGEATCAIPPEVWADRLGYILVEINESCEVGTILGFVQLAAPTIFRSQLQPLDALLEILHSTPTLVPSLGFIRLNQWLHQVFDPGWQGFEELVYQQQAWAFRTRLAKSVRTRQAESVSVWQPIEQLYSSQETAILQDEHFAPSDALSYLIQRTEDEEVRWKAAELLWDLAPENPLAGIRRVTDLRSQLAGYAGALMVAILPKADQTFALLLRVYPLRYQSYLPAGLQLEVSGQDELGNPVKENVIARESDDYIQLKLIAEPGDRFSVALKLDNARFEEHFMV